Within Burkholderia latens, the genomic segment GTCGGCGCCGGCATCGCGCGATGCCGGCAGAACAGGACACGAGCAGCGGCGCGGGCGATACCGCGCCGCCGGCCGCCGATCAGGCCGCCTTCGCGTGCTTCGCGGGTTCCGCGGCGCCGGCGCCTGCATCGGCACGCGCCGGGTTGTTCGGATGCGTGGTCCAGTTCGCGTAGTCGCCCGCATCGACCCGCTCCATCGTGATGCATTGCTCGACCGGACACACATGCATGCAAAGATTGCACCCGACGCATTCCGAATCGATCACTTCGAAATGGCGCGCGCCGTCCTTCATCGCGGTGATCGCCTGATGCGACGTGTCCTCGCACGCGATATGGCACAGCCCGCACTGGATGCAGCGGTCCTGGTCGATGCGCGCCTTGATGTCGTACTTGAGGTTCAGGTATTTCCAGTCGGTGACGTTCGGTACCGCTCGGCCGCGGATGTCGTCGAGCGTCGCGTAGCCCTTGTCGTCCATCCAGTTCGACAGCCCGTCGGCGAGATCCGACACGATCCGGAAGCCGTAATGCATCGCGGCGGTGCACACCTGCACGCTGCCGGCGCCGAGCACCATGAATTCGGCCGCGTCGCGCCACGATGAAATCCCGCCGATTCCCGAGATCGGCAGGTTCGGCGTTTCCGGATCGCGCGCGATCTCCGCGACCATGTTCAGCGCGATCGGCTTCACCGCGGGGCCGCAATAGCCGCCATGCGTCCCCTTGCCGTCGACGGTCGGCATCGGCGCCATCTGGTCGAGGTCCACCGCGACAATCGAGTTGATCGTGTTGATCAACGACACGCCGTCCGCGCCGCCCTTGTATGCTGCCCGCGATCCCATCCGGATGTCGCTGATGTTCGGCGTAAGCTTCACGAGGCACGGCAGCTTCGTGCCCTCCTTGACCCAGCGCGTGACCATCTCCACGTATTCCGGCACCTGCCCGACCGCCGCCCCCATCCCGCGCTCGCTCATTCCATGCGGACAGCCGAAGTTCAGCTCGACCGCATCCGCGCCCGTATCCTCGACGAGCGGCAGGATCCATTTCCAGTCGCGCTCGTTACACGGCACCATCAGCGATACGATCAGCGCGCGGTCCGGCCAGTCGCGCTTCACCTGCGCGATCTCCTTCAGGTTCACGTCGAGCGGACGATCGGTGATCAGCTCGATGTTGTTCAACCCGGCGATCCGCTGGCCA encodes:
- the preA gene encoding NAD-dependent dihydropyrimidine dehydrogenase subunit PreA gives rise to the protein MADLRCTIAGITSPNPFWLASAPPTDKAYNVNRAFEAGWGGVVWKTLGLDPHVVNVSSRYGAVQWNGQRIAGLNNIELITDRPLDVNLKEIAQVKRDWPDRALIVSLMVPCNERDWKWILPLVEDTGADAVELNFGCPHGMSERGMGAAVGQVPEYVEMVTRWVKEGTKLPCLVKLTPNISDIRMGSRAAYKGGADGVSLINTINSIVAVDLDQMAPMPTVDGKGTHGGYCGPAVKPIALNMVAEIARDPETPNLPISGIGGISSWRDAAEFMVLGAGSVQVCTAAMHYGFRIVSDLADGLSNWMDDKGYATLDDIRGRAVPNVTDWKYLNLKYDIKARIDQDRCIQCGLCHIACEDTSHQAITAMKDGARHFEVIDSECVGCNLCMHVCPVEQCITMERVDAGDYANWTTHPNNPARADAGAGAAEPAKHAKAA